The DNA segment GTCGCCCCGAGGCCAGCAGCGCCGCGGGCAGGAGGATCTGGTCCGCGAGGTACTCGTCCAGCGCGCCGCCCGTCTCCATGAAGTGCGCCAGGGCCTCGCCCGCTTCGCGCCCCACCTCTTCCGCGGGACGGCCCTTCTCTCCCAGCGCCGTGAAGCCCGCGATGGTGTGCTCGAACTGCGCGAGCACGAAGGTCACCGTGCCCGTCGAACGCGTCACGGGCAGTGGCCGGTTCTCCGCCTCCGCGACGATGCCTCGCTCGCGCAGGGTCGCCACCGTGGCTCGCGACTGTCGCTCCGCGATGCTGAAGGGCAAGCCGCCCACGAAGGACGAGACGTGTACCTCGTGCAGCATCCCGCGCGCGGGCAGCTCCACCAGCAGCGGTGGTTGTCTGGGCGCGCCCACCTCCGCGACCAGCTCGCCCGCGCCCTCCGGGTAGAAGCCCGCCTGCGGCATGGTGAGGTGCACCGGCAACCCGTACGCCATGGCCACCGGCTGCCAGACCGTGGCCACGTAGTGGAAGCTGGGGCTGTGTGGCAGGTGCGTCCCACCGCGCAACGTCAGTCGCCCGCCACCCGCGAGGGCGAGCGGATAGACGAGACACTGGAACAGGAGCGGTGTGCTCCCGGCGGTGCCGACCTCGACCAGGTAGTCCCCGGCGCGCACGGAGCCGGGAGTGAAGGACAGCTCCGAGGCGCCCACGGAGGCGCCCTCGCTCGTTCCGCCCAGGACCTCCGCGCCGCGCACACACGCCAGATGCTGCGGACGCAGTCCGGGAGGATCCCTCCGCGAGCGCAGGTGGGTGATGTGGAATGGCCGGCCCGTGATGAGCGACAACGACAACGCCGAGCGGAGGATCTGCCCTCCTCCCTCGCCCTCACTCCCGTCGAGCCGCACCAGCCCGTTGTCGGGCCCCTCGGTGCCAGTCACTGTCCCACCCTCCCGTCCGTCGTCCCGCGATGCGGCGAAACCTAACAGGAACGGGAGGGGATCTCCCGTCCGTCAACCCTCACGCCTCGTCGAGCGGGCGATGCCTGACACATGCGCCCTCGGGGCCAGCCACCCTGTGCGCTCAGGAGGAGCAGGCGGTCATGCCGCGCCTCACCCGCCCTGCGCGTCCAGCGAGGGCAACACGCCCACCTTGAGCGAGCTCGGGTGCGAGGTGGAGTGGTACACGCGATGGAAGGCGCGCGTGAAGTCCGACTCCTTCGCCTCGAAGATGTTGGGCACGAAGGTCTGCGGGT comes from the Myxococcus fulvus genome and includes:
- the rtcA gene encoding RNA 3'-terminal phosphate cyclase, producing the protein MTGTEGPDNGLVRLDGSEGEGGGQILRSALSLSLITGRPFHITHLRSRRDPPGLRPQHLACVRGAEVLGGTSEGASVGASELSFTPGSVRAGDYLVEVGTAGSTPLLFQCLVYPLALAGGGRLTLRGGTHLPHSPSFHYVATVWQPVAMAYGLPVHLTMPQAGFYPEGAGELVAEVGAPRQPPLLVELPARGMLHEVHVSSFVGGLPFSIAERQSRATVATLRERGIVAEAENRPLPVTRSTGTVTFVLAQFEHTIAGFTALGEKGRPAEEVGREAGEALAHFMETGGALDEYLADQILLPAALLASGRLGKAEPGTTRFTAARVTDHLTTHARVVERFLPVRVQVDASGAVEVRPAG